From Methanoculleus thermophilus, the proteins below share one genomic window:
- a CDS encoding replication factor C small subunit has protein sequence MEGNHTIWIEKYRPRRLEEMVGQKEIVVRLQSYVKTGNLPHLLFTGSAGIGKTTAAVALAREFFGDTWQMNFREMNASDERGIDVVRNQIKDFARTSPLGDATFKILFLDEADALTTDAQAALRRTMETYARTCRFILSCNYSSKIIDPIQSRCAIYRFRPLDREAVIEEVQRIAAAEGLTITDGALDAIVYVASGDMRKAINALQGAAILQANIDEETIYSITATARPDEIDELLDLAIEGRFDEAEQALSALTRDRGIAPNELINQCYRALVQRDMDRTLKVKLIDALGETDFRLSEGANSDIQMEALLARFVIASKQHR, from the coding sequence ATGGAAGGCAACCACACCATCTGGATAGAGAAGTATCGGCCCAGAAGACTCGAAGAGATGGTCGGACAGAAGGAGATCGTGGTGCGCCTCCAATCCTACGTCAAGACCGGCAACCTGCCACACCTCCTTTTTACAGGCAGCGCGGGGATCGGGAAGACGACTGCAGCCGTGGCGCTCGCACGGGAATTCTTCGGCGACACCTGGCAGATGAACTTCCGTGAGATGAATGCCTCCGACGAGCGCGGCATTGACGTCGTTAGAAACCAGATCAAGGACTTCGCCAGGACATCACCGCTTGGTGACGCGACGTTCAAGATCCTCTTCCTTGACGAGGCAGACGCACTCACGACGGACGCTCAGGCAGCTCTGCGAAGGACAATGGAGACTTACGCCCGGACCTGCCGGTTCATCCTCTCGTGCAACTACTCGTCAAAGATCATCGATCCCATCCAGAGCCGGTGCGCCATCTACCGGTTCAGGCCGCTCGATAGAGAGGCCGTCATTGAGGAGGTGCAGCGGATTGCCGCAGCCGAAGGCCTCACCATCACGGATGGAGCGCTCGATGCCATCGTCTATGTCGCATCGGGAGACATGAGGAAGGCAATCAACGCTCTCCAGGGCGCGGCCATCCTCCAGGCGAATATCGACGAAGAGACAATCTACTCAATCACCGCAACCGCCCGCCCGGATGAGATCGACGAACTTCTCGACCTCGCAATAGAAGGAAGGTTCGATGAGGCGGAACAGGCTCTCTCCGCATTGACCCGCGACCGGGGCATTGCCCCGAACGAGTTGATCAACCAGTGCTACCGCGCTCTCGTCCAGCGCGATATGGACCGGACGCTCAAAGTAAAACTGATCGACGCCCTCGGCGAGACCGATTTCCGTCTCTCGGAAGGGGCAAACAGCGACATCCAGATGGAGGCGCTGCTCGCCCGGTTCGTCATCGCTTCCAAGCAGCACCGTTGA